GCGGCGTCGAAGATCTCGAGCGAGGTGACGATGCCGTCCTTGGTCGGCTTGCGCACCAGCCAGCAGCTCTCGATCCCGTCCTCGCGCAGATGCAGGTTGAAGCCGTCATCCAGCACGTTCTGCCAGGGACCCAGGCGCTTGACGGTGGTGACCGGCCCGGTGTGGATCTGGATCACGCCGGGCGAGCCGACGAAGATCATCACCGGCAGGCCGGCCTCGGCCGCCAGTTCCAACCCGCGCGAGAAGGCGCCATTGTCGACGGGCCGTGCCAGATCGTCCGGCACCAGCCGGAAGGATTGCACGCGACCCACTTTCAGCTCGCGCAACATGCCGAAGAAGTCGTGCGTGTCCTGGAGAGCGCGCCAGCGCGTATCCAAGGCCGCCACGTCGATCTCGGCATCCGGCCGGTCGGAAGCCGGCGGATCGACCGGCGTCACCGTAATGGCCGCGCACTGATCCTCGGCCTTGAAGTCGGCGACCAGCGCCTGGAAGGCCGCGACGTCGCTTTCCGGCTTCAGATAGATCTTATGGACCGCCAGCCCATCGCGATCGAAGAACTGGAGGCTGTGGCGCTGCCCGCCCGCCTCCAGCGCCTCGGTCACGGCGAAGCCATGCTGCCAATGGCCGAAGAACAGCCGCAAATCGATCTCCGGATCCAGGATGACGCCGCCCTGGTCGTTGAGATGGATCTGGTCGTAGCGGCCCACCTTCTCATGCACGCAATATTCGTTGCGGGTGAGCGCCATCACCCGGCCTAATGCCGGCATCGCTTCGATCAGAGCCTTCCAGCGCGGCTGCAGCCGCGTGGTGCCAGCGCCGAGATCGGTCGCCACCAGCTCGGCCTCGCTGACGCCGAGTACCGCGGCCGCGTCGCGGATCCGCTGCTTCGGATTGGCGGCCTTGTGCTCGGCCCAGATCGCTTTGAGGCTGCGCGGGTCCCGGCGCTCCACCGCGGTCGCATCGTCCAACATGTAGTTTCTCCTCTCCCTCGGACCTACCAGGCGATCTGGTAGGACATCATGGCCTTGAAGTTGCGTCCGGCCTCGTTCGAGCCCGTGTAGACGCGCGTGTAGGTTTCGTCGAACAGGTTGTCGATGCCGGCCGCCAGGGTGAAACCGCGCAGGATCTCCTGCTGCGGCGCCCAGACCGCGTAGATGTCGGTCACGACATAGCCGTCGCGCTCGAGCGTCGGATCGTCGGTGTTGGTGAAATCCTGGGCCCAGGTGATGTAGGAGCCGATCTGCACATCGGCCGGCGGAATTTTGGCCGCGACGTGGAACGTCGTGGTATCCGGCTGCAGGTCGCCGAGCGGCTCGCCGGTCTCCGTGTTCTCGCCGTCGATATGCGAATAGGCGGCGCCGAAAATCATATAGTCGTTCTCGTACTGGGCCTCGAGCTCGACGCCGTCCAGCTTCGCCTTGTTGACGTTGTCGATGA
The nucleotide sequence above comes from Hypericibacter terrae. Encoded proteins:
- a CDS encoding hemin-degrading factor, with the protein product MLDDATAVERRDPRSLKAIWAEHKAANPKQRIRDAAAVLGVSEAELVATDLGAGTTRLQPRWKALIEAMPALGRVMALTRNEYCVHEKVGRYDQIHLNDQGGVILDPEIDLRLFFGHWQHGFAVTEALEAGGQRHSLQFFDRDGLAVHKIYLKPESDVAAFQALVADFKAEDQCAAITVTPVDPPASDRPDAEIDVAALDTRWRALQDTHDFFGMLRELKVGRVQSFRLVPDDLARPVDNGAFSRGLELAAEAGLPVMIFVGSPGVIQIHTGPVTTVKRLGPWQNVLDDGFNLHLREDGIESCWLVRKPTKDGIVTSLEIFDAAGQQIAWMFGKRKPGQAEDSVWPALALRAVGAAG